aattttCTTGTCATGGGAAGTTGGGATTAGCCGCTTCTTTAACCAAATAAATCCAAAGTCTTGCCTCCAGAAGCAGAGTCTGGACGCCAGGGtcttgatgccttttaaagaaaTCGACCATTtagtgcccggttgcgttaTACTTGCAGCGCATCTTCCAACTATCTTttctgtgggatcatcaataatttgtTGCCCAGTGCATCCAggttatccttcatttggtatagttcattgatgtcccaTGCGCTGAAAAGACACCACTTGCCCTTTATGGTCACCCCATCCTTGGTCCATGTAGCCAATCCATGGTAGAAGTCGCGCACTACCTTAGAATAACAATTGttgggcactggcaaaatgtgtcccaACCATGCTCCACGATCACGCTCATGATTAGATCTGGTAGTGGCGTTGGCGCAGGGAAAAAGCCCATCTCCATCAACAAAtcgtcattctttttctttcttgatGGACACACCTTTGCCAACGCGGGCTTACTGCTTTTTGCGACCGCTTTGCCCTTTCCTTTGGTCAACGCAAGGTAGGATAGTtgtctttgttttctttccccTTCCTTGCATTGTTCCTCATTCTCTCGCTCGGTAAGTTCCTTGCCCTTCTTTTTAACCAAACGCTGCCTGTTGGCTTCGCGCTTTCTCTCATTGTCTTCTctcattctcttttcttcttctgccttctttttcttttcttcttcttcctcttctctcacTTCTCTTTCAAACTCTTACACAAACTGCTCAGAGGCCAACAAAAGGCATTGTTCCTCTTCAATCTACCTTATTTCTTCAAGCCTCGAGATCTCGTTATTGTGGCGAACCTCCTCATCATgcagtcttcttcttctatcaccTCTTGTGGTGATGAGTTTCGCCCGCTCCATTTTATCTtgtctctcttcctcttccgttctcctcctttccttttcttctaatGCGTTGATCAAAATTAACAGGTCAACGATAGACCCTTGCGGTGCATTCTTCTTCCAACATTGCATCAGAGAGGTAGCTTCTCCTTCTTCACCTTTCTCGGCCACAACAACTTGCGTTGTTTCAGGTTGCACTGACTCCCTAAGTTGTGCTGGTTCCCCCCTCTGCCCTCCCTCACAAAGGTGGATTCTCCATCCATTTCTGGGCTTGCaacctcttcttcttttcttcttccttcttcaggcgCCTTTCCTCACGCCTAcgttctttcctttctttcttctctttcttcttctttagcttgcccttctcatcttcttcatcctccttcttttctttattcttcttctctttgcgaTGATGGGATGGCTCACCTTCTCCAacattcttttccttcttctcctttttcttctttttctcctcttccaCCTCTTGTTGCTTCTCTGCCGCGACTTCTTCTAACGCGACTCTGATAGGTCCGTCATAGGATTCTACTTGCGTAGTTTCCTCAGGAGTCTCTAAAGCCAGAGTGCTTCTTTTTGTCTCCTCTTCCACCACTTCCTCCGTCACTGCCACTTCCTCTACCACCCTCACTTCTTCAATCACCGCCACCGTCACCTTCTCCGTagacagtggttggtttacaacccctacCTCGGGCAAACCTCCTCCTTCCTCCAAGTTACTCAGAATGTTTCCGAATATCTCATTGCAATCTCGTATCTTCTTTTCGCTTTCAGTTGAGATGGCTGGAGTTGGGAGTGGGGTGCTTTCAGTGCTTTGCCCTCTCTTAAACGGAGGAGGCCTGACGGCTAAAGGGTTTCTCCAGGGTCTACCGGCGATTCTAAGGACAGTGTGGGGTTGGGTAGCAAGATGGCGACTGGCAACAAGGAATACTGCCTCTTGCATGGAGGTTTGGTCAGTGGAAAGAGTTGAGGGTGAAGCAGAAGGTTGGGAAGCTTGGTCGATCATGGATGATAAGGTGAAAGGAACTGGAAAGGACGCTAGGGTTTCGGGAAAGAAGAAAGCTCTGGATGCAATGGCGCTAGGGTTTTTTCAGATTGCAAAAAGAGGTAAAGTGTTCACAGAAGGGGGAagttcctatttataggttgagCCTTAGTGGGCCCAACACGATTTTCGCGGTGGCAGGCCTCGAGACACTCAAAAGGCCCGTCATTCgaacttccctcatttatggaatttcagaAAAACTTCCTTTCGTctgcagacttcatcatttagTTGGAATACGGAAAGATTGGATTTCtcaattttgcaaaaagaattatctttaatattttattcgaatggacgcaaggaaaagattaacgcaatgtgtTCACCAACGCAAATACATCTTCGCAGAggatgggcaacaacgcatgcatcctcgcaacacaccccttaactaaacacatttctggaggatcgggttcacggtattgctaccagcgcaacactacctcaataTAGTGCATTTTgttaaggacgggcaaaggacacacacgcgcgcaacacacccctcagctcaacgcatttgagttggatgaacgTAAAGTGCATATTGTTGGTTTAGGATGCGTCCATTATCGCCATGCATATTGaatgtgttttattttattataattttttttttcatcaacacaagttGCTATGACTTGCAGTAATAAATTTTCTTCTCGTTACTCAATCATTCTCTAATTAAAGAATAACGCATTAAATACATGAAAGTTAAAGGAATTAAAgaaaacacataaataaatgcaagggagtaaatgaagaataaattcatcaaattatcaaacaaattaaaagaagcAGTAAAGACAAAGTTCAAAAGTTCATAAAGACaagaattaaagaaagcatttaaacatagatgtgagatatggaccAGAAGATGATTTTCTTTGAATAAGCACAATCCACACATCTGCAGGCGATCCAGCTTGCCTGCACAATGTCctaaggacattgctcctttcctagTCTCATCCCGCGATGTATACGGGGAGAGATATGATCTACTTCCTTTGGGAACTACACCAAGTATGGAAAATGTGTTACACATTTCTCAACCCTCATATTCCCGCAATCGTAGATTTTGAAATTCTTGCACTAAATCTAGTCTTGATTTGCTCTTGCACGAAAGATATACCTGATCTCTaggtcagcttagaatttctggatcacttCAGTACTTATAAGTCGTCAGACTGCTCTTTGCgataaacagccagtacaaagagatctgccCTGCACATACTACAAACATATTCAACAATAAACGTTAACCAaaccccggcaacggcgccataaacttgttgacaaaAATCGTTTCTATGCTacaagtccatgccataaacttgatgacatagattttatgcgatgatatacgatactacttctagatatgcggttctaatgaatgttcttgtagtatgctatgtgttgtcacaagttttcttgcgttgaaaccaagtataatttcaccgcaagttttccggtgtgattcgaggtcgaacacagggactgtttgaggttattgtgttacatttgtgatatatgcgaccagaagttttttcaatttattaaaaGGTTGTGTATACAGGTATTtgaaaatgcgataaagtaaaggtaagcgataaaaatgcgataataaagtaaattgcgataaaataaagtgcgataaaataaacctaagctatgatgatacaagatacaagttacatgatacaagatatcgagggtgagactgactgtgaaggtTATACAAAGATCCTGTTATGCGGTAATAAGACTTATGTGtggaatagaaagagaaaagataattagtacaaacatcacaagttccttaattgcattaaagacaTAATTACGGTTCCGCTTTTTCCTTGGCGTgtacctctcggtgatcggccgcattcccacaTCACTGTGCTGAAACAGGGACAaatataatgaacgcaaggttgcttccatctctggaagtacttttTGCTTTacttaacacattcttctaaccttctctcgacagatcagaatagcatcttcacttctgctctcacaggtgaagatgtcgtctagcatgctttagctaaacatctttatttctttagcaaagattaagttacttgtttaattcatattaatcaccaagggattaaaaaaaacatcatggagaaaatgatttatggaggaacgaaaatagacagagaaatgga
The nucleotide sequence above comes from Benincasa hispida cultivar B227 chromosome 3, ASM972705v1, whole genome shotgun sequence. Encoded proteins:
- the LOC120073500 gene encoding uncharacterized protein At1g10890-like yields the protein MIDQASQPSASPSTLSTDQTSMQEAVFLVASRHLATQPHTVLRIAGRPWRNPLAVRPPPFKRGQSTESTPLPTPAISTESEKKIRDCNEIFGNILSNLEEGGGLPEVGVVNQPLSTEKVTVAVIEEVRVVEEVAVTEEVVEEETKRSTLALETPEETTQVESYDGPIRVALEEVAAEKQQEVEEEKKKKKEKKEKNVGEEEKERRRTEEEERQDKMERAKLITTRGDRRRRLHDEEVRHNNEISRLEEIR